The nucleotide window ATCACTGCAGTTCTCCTGACTGGATTCAACTTCTTCAATTTCTACACTGCAACAATCTTTTTGAGTCGGCTTCGCTTTTGAGAAGAAGTTCTTCAAGCTAGATTCTTTTTGGGCCATGGGGTCACCTCCTTTATAGGATGATCTGCACGATAAATCCTGTACCAATAGCAACAATCAAAATGGAAACGACAAAAGCCACAACTAATTTTCGTTTAAATAATTTGCTTAATAAAATAACCTCTGGAATACTCGCCCCGGCACCGCCGATTAAAAGGGCAATCACAGCTCCCAAATCCATCCCTTGGCTAACTAAGGCGCCCGCAATCGGCAATATGGTTTCTGCGCGAATATACATGGGAATCCCGATCACTGATGCAATGGGAATCGTCCAGGGATTATCTCCTCCGGCATATTGAACAATAAATTCTTGCGGAACGACGTCATAAACAAATGCTCCAATAAAAACGCCGATAAGCAAGTAAGGAAATAAAGGATAAAAGAACGTCCATGTATCTTGAAGAGCCAACTTCCATTTGGAAATATTTTGATCTTCGTTTGAACTCCCTTTCTTTCTCACTCTCACTTCTTTCACCGATTGCTCAAGACCTAAAGCGCTCCATACAACACCAATAAGTATAGAAAAAATGGTTATGACGATTGCGTAGTATAAGGTTAATTCCCATCCCAACAAGGTCAACATCATGATAATGATCACTGGATTCAAGAGAGGAGAAGCAATTAAAAATGACATCGACGGTCCAAAGGGAGCTTTAGAAGATAACAATCCTGCTAAAATTGGTATCGTTGAACAAGAACAAAAGGGGGTTAGTGACCCTAACCCTACGCCATAGAGATAGCCAATCCAGTTATTTGGTCGATTAAGGATGCGTCTAACTCGATCTTCTGTCACCTTTTGTTGTAACCAACTGACCAAAAAACTAATGAGTATAAACAAAGCGGTCAGTTCTAAAAACAGAATGAAAAAGGTGTTTAGGAAGCTTAAAAAGGTATCCATGATTGGCTCCTTATAAATCAATTTTTTTTGATATATAAGCGATTACTTCATCAACTTTTTTTGATTAAATAATCAAAAAGTAATCCCCAGTGATTAGGGGCTATTTGGATAGAAAATACAGCAGAGTTCTTCGGATAACAAGTTTTTAACTTCGGTTTCATTCAAACGATAGTAATTCCAAGTGCCGATTTTTTCTTGTAGAATCAAATTCGCATCGAGTAATATTCTTAAATGATAGGACAGCTTCGATTGTGGTAATCCAACAATGTCTGTTAGATCACAAACACATACTTGGCCACGTTGATTCAATTCATACATGATTTTTAGACGAAGTTCATCCGCAAGGGCTTTAAATTTCCCTTTATATGTTTGAAAAAGCTGATCTTGGTCAACTTTTGATGTAGCCATGGTTTCTTTCATGTTCAATGCCTCATTTCAAATCAATTTTTTTTGATTTACTTGAATTATATGCCTGATAGAAAGAAAATGCAACCTTTAGAACAAAAAAATTTGATGAAAAGGACTAGTTGTTTATAGCGATTGACTTATATAATAAGGTAGTTATATAATGCTTATGAAAAGGAGAATGCATATGAGCACATTAAATACAAGGTTAAATTCCACTGAAGTGGCTGACGCTTTAAAAGTCATCAGTGACCCTACACGGTTGTTGATGATGAAGCTTATTTCAAAAAAGGAATACTGTGTTTGTCAGTTCGTTGATATGTTTGAAATCAGTCAACCTGCAGTAAGTCAACATATCCGTAAGTTGAAGCAAGCAGGTGTTGTCGAAGAAGATCGCCGTGGGCAATGGCGATTCTATTCCATGGATAGATCTGCACCGAAAGTTGCTGTCATTCAAGCTATTTTGGATCAAATTGATGATTATGATCAACAGTATTTGGAACTTTTAAAGAAAGAAACCCCTGTTGATTGCTGTTAAAGGAGGAATCAAGCGTTGCTTTCAGTCATCTTAGCGTCAGTGATATTTATCATTACGCTTGTGTTAGTCATTTGGCAGCCTAAAAACCTTGATCTTGGTTGGTCTGCTTGTGGTGGTGCCATCATTGCGTTACTCTTGGGAGTTGTTTCGTTTGGTGATGTCATTGAAGTCACGAGCATTGTGTGGAATGCTACGTTAACGTTTATTGCTGTGATTATCATTTCTTTGATCCTCGATGAGATTGGTTTTTTTGAATGGTCAGCTTTACATATGACAAGGGCGGCTAAAGGAAACGCTGTGCTTATGTTCGTCTATGTTTGTATTTTGGGTTCCATTGTGGCAGCGTTCTTCGCAAATGATGGAGCGGCACTTATTTTGACACCGATCGTTCTCGCCATGGTTCGTTCGCTGAATTTCAACGAAAAGATGGTCTTTCCATTTATTATTGCCAGTGGATTTATTGCAGATACTACATCGCTTCCTTTGATCGTCAGTAATCTTGTAAATATTGTATCGGCAGACTTCTTTGGGATAGGATTTGTGGAATATGCGACACGTATGATTGTCCCGAATTTCTTTGCATTAGGAGCGAGTATTCTTGTTCTTTATCTGTATTTCAGAAAGAGCATTCCCAAGCGGTATGACTACGAGCAGTTACAAAAACCAAGAGAAGCTATTCAGGATGGGAAAATGTTTCGTTTATCATG belongs to Salicibibacter cibi and includes:
- a CDS encoding ArsR/SmtB family transcription factor; its protein translation is MKETMATSKVDQDQLFQTYKGKFKALADELRLKIMYELNQRGQVCVCDLTDIVGLPQSKLSYHLRILLDANLILQEKIGTWNYYRLNETEVKNLLSEELCCIFYPNSP
- a CDS encoding ArsR/SmtB family transcription factor translates to MSTLNTRLNSTEVADALKVISDPTRLLMMKLISKKEYCVCQFVDMFEISQPAVSQHIRKLKQAGVVEEDRRGQWRFYSMDRSAPKVAVIQAILDQIDDYDQQYLELLKKETPVDCC
- a CDS encoding permease, producing the protein MMDTFLSFLNTFFILFLELTALFILISFLVSWLQQKVTEDRVRRILNRPNNWIGYLYGVGLGSLTPFCSCSTIPILAGLLSSKAPFGPSMSFLIASPLLNPVIIIMMLTLLGWELTLYYAIVITIFSILIGVVWSALGLEQSVKEVRVRKKGSSNEDQNISKWKLALQDTWTFFYPLFPYLLIGVFIGAFVYDVVPQEFIVQYAGGDNPWTIPIASVIGIPMYIRAETILPIAGALVSQGMDLGAVIALLIGGAGASIPEVILLSKLFKRKLVVAFVVSILIVAIGTGFIVQIIL
- a CDS encoding alcohol dehydrogenase; this translates as MAQKESSLKNFFSKAKPTQKDCCSVEIEEVESSQENCSDSTDQQKKNAE